In one Fundulus heteroclitus isolate FHET01 chromosome 3, MU-UCD_Fhet_4.1, whole genome shotgun sequence genomic region, the following are encoded:
- the ca14 gene encoding carbonic anhydrase 14 isoform X1 gives MGSRVNMDSLGLFVLLILTFFHWTAASSADKTWSYSGLVGQSEWSEYFPDCGGTSQSPVDVITTQTKYDPSLIPVTPLGYSQHTNQPFSLHNNGHTVILELPEWMGLGGLPWFFTAVQLHLHWGNGGPVLRGSEHTINGRSSEAEVHVVHYNSELYPNMSAAMTQRDGLAVLGILIETGEETNPGFNNILNYMSRIRHADERTIIPAFDVQSLLPKDLGRYYRYNGSLTTPPCHQSVIWTVFHERVQISAAQLLKMETILYSSKAEESDRMLLQDNFRVTQPLNHRVIFASFSAESGRELSSGEVTAIVIGVMCGCVGVAVIVRFIVKTIRFFKLLHLETVAVNSSTSSWDVLHNNRPAPMPRTKETEKSLQKKPDLAVRMTSEAERKEEPSPSPQTEP, from the exons ATGGGCAGCAGGGTGAACATGGACTCGTTGGGTCTTTTTGTTCTGCTAATACTTACGTTTTTCCACTGGACAGCTGCTTCTTCTGCCG ataAAACCTGGAGCTATTCTG GTCTTGTCGGCCAGTCTGAGTGGTCGGAGTATTTCCCCGACTGTGGGGGAACTTCCCAGTCACCTGTTGATGTGATAACCACTCAGACCAAGTATGACCCCAGTTTGATTCCTGTGACCCCGCTGGGCTACAGTCAGCACACCAACCAGCCCTTTTCACTGCACAACAATGGACACACTG TGATCCTTGAGCTGCCAGAGTGGATGGGGCTCGGGGGGCTGCCGTGGTTCTTTACAGCCGTTCAGCTGCACCTTCACTGGGGCAATGGCGGTCCGGTTCTTAGGGGCAGTGAACACACCATCAACGGAAGGAGTTCAGAAGCAGAA GTCCATGTGGTCCATTACAACTCTGAGCTCTACCCCAACATGTCAGCAGCGATGACGCAGAGAGACGGCCTGGCTGTTTTAGGAATCCTCATTGAG ACAGGTGAAGAGACGAATCCGGGGTTTAATAACATCCTTAACTACATGAGCCGCATCAGACATGCAG ACGAGAGGACGATCATCCCAGCCTTTGATGTCCAGTCCCTTCTCCCCAAAGATCTGGGTCGCTACTATCGGTACAACGGCTCCCTGACCACGCCGCCCTGCCACCAGAGCGTCATCTGGACCGTGTTTCACGAAAGGGTTCAGATCTCAGCAGCACAG CTCCTGAAGATGGAGACGATACTTTACTCCAGTAAGGCTGAGGAATCTGACAGGATGCTGCTGCAGGACAACTTCCGGGTTACACAGCCGCTCAATCACAGAGTCATCTTTGCTTCCTTCTCTGCAG AATCGGGGAGGGAGCTCTCCTCTG GCGAGGTCACGGCCATCGTGATAGGAGTGATGTGTGGCTGCGTGGGCGTGGCAGTGATCGTTCGCTTCATCGTGAAGACCATACG ATTTTTTAAACTCCTTCACCTCGAAACAGTCGCGGTAAACAG CTCTACCTCTAGCTGGGACGTCCTGCACAATAACCGGCCTGCTCCAATGCCAAG GACTAAAGAGACTGAGAAGTCACTGCAGAAAAAACCAGACCTGGCTGTGAGGATGACCTCAGAAGCTGAGAGGAAAGAGGAGCCGTCACCGTCGCCTCAGACCGAGCCGTAG
- the ca14 gene encoding carbonic anhydrase 14 isoform X3, translating to MGSRVNMDSLGLFVLLILTFFHWTAASSADKTWSYSGLVGQSEWSEYFPDCGGTSQSPVDVITTQTKYDPSLIPVTPLGYSQHTNQPFSLHNNGHTVILELPEWMGLGGLPWFFTAVQLHLHWGNGGPVLRGSEHTINGRSSEAEVHVVHYNSELYPNMSAAMTQRDGLAVLGILIETGEETNPGFNNILNYMSRIRHADERTIIPAFDVQSLLPKDLGRYYRYNGSLTTPPCHQSVIWTVFHERVQISAAQLLKMETILYSSKAEESDRMLLQDNFRVTQPLNHRVIFASFSAESGRELSSGEVTAIVIGVMCGCVGVAVIVRFIVKTIRFFKLLHLETVAVNRTKETEKSLQKKPDLAVRMTSEAERKEEPSPSPQTEP from the exons ATGGGCAGCAGGGTGAACATGGACTCGTTGGGTCTTTTTGTTCTGCTAATACTTACGTTTTTCCACTGGACAGCTGCTTCTTCTGCCG ataAAACCTGGAGCTATTCTG GTCTTGTCGGCCAGTCTGAGTGGTCGGAGTATTTCCCCGACTGTGGGGGAACTTCCCAGTCACCTGTTGATGTGATAACCACTCAGACCAAGTATGACCCCAGTTTGATTCCTGTGACCCCGCTGGGCTACAGTCAGCACACCAACCAGCCCTTTTCACTGCACAACAATGGACACACTG TGATCCTTGAGCTGCCAGAGTGGATGGGGCTCGGGGGGCTGCCGTGGTTCTTTACAGCCGTTCAGCTGCACCTTCACTGGGGCAATGGCGGTCCGGTTCTTAGGGGCAGTGAACACACCATCAACGGAAGGAGTTCAGAAGCAGAA GTCCATGTGGTCCATTACAACTCTGAGCTCTACCCCAACATGTCAGCAGCGATGACGCAGAGAGACGGCCTGGCTGTTTTAGGAATCCTCATTGAG ACAGGTGAAGAGACGAATCCGGGGTTTAATAACATCCTTAACTACATGAGCCGCATCAGACATGCAG ACGAGAGGACGATCATCCCAGCCTTTGATGTCCAGTCCCTTCTCCCCAAAGATCTGGGTCGCTACTATCGGTACAACGGCTCCCTGACCACGCCGCCCTGCCACCAGAGCGTCATCTGGACCGTGTTTCACGAAAGGGTTCAGATCTCAGCAGCACAG CTCCTGAAGATGGAGACGATACTTTACTCCAGTAAGGCTGAGGAATCTGACAGGATGCTGCTGCAGGACAACTTCCGGGTTACACAGCCGCTCAATCACAGAGTCATCTTTGCTTCCTTCTCTGCAG AATCGGGGAGGGAGCTCTCCTCTG GCGAGGTCACGGCCATCGTGATAGGAGTGATGTGTGGCTGCGTGGGCGTGGCAGTGATCGTTCGCTTCATCGTGAAGACCATACG ATTTTTTAAACTCCTTCACCTCGAAACAGTCGCGGTAAACAG GACTAAAGAGACTGAGAAGTCACTGCAGAAAAAACCAGACCTGGCTGTGAGGATGACCTCAGAAGCTGAGAGGAAAGAGGAGCCGTCACCGTCGCCTCAGACCGAGCCGTAG
- the ca14 gene encoding carbonic anhydrase 14 isoform X4, whose translation MGSRVNMDSLGLFVLLILTFFHWTAASSADKTWSYSGLVGQSEWSEYFPDCGGTSQSPVDVITTQTKYDPSLIPVTPLGYSQHTNQPFSLHNNGHTVILELPEWMGLGGLPWFFTAVQLHLHWGNGGPVLRGSEHTINGRSSEAEVHVVHYNSELYPNMSAAMTQRDGLAVLGILIETGEETNPGFNNILNYMSRIRHADERTIIPAFDVQSLLPKDLGRYYRYNGSLTTPPCHQSVIWTVFHERVQISAAQLLKMETILYSSKAEESDRMLLQDNFRVTQPLNHRVIFASFSAESGRELSSGEVTAIVIGVMCGCVGVAVIVRFIVKTIRTKETEKSLQKKPDLAVRMTSEAERKEEPSPSPQTEP comes from the exons ATGGGCAGCAGGGTGAACATGGACTCGTTGGGTCTTTTTGTTCTGCTAATACTTACGTTTTTCCACTGGACAGCTGCTTCTTCTGCCG ataAAACCTGGAGCTATTCTG GTCTTGTCGGCCAGTCTGAGTGGTCGGAGTATTTCCCCGACTGTGGGGGAACTTCCCAGTCACCTGTTGATGTGATAACCACTCAGACCAAGTATGACCCCAGTTTGATTCCTGTGACCCCGCTGGGCTACAGTCAGCACACCAACCAGCCCTTTTCACTGCACAACAATGGACACACTG TGATCCTTGAGCTGCCAGAGTGGATGGGGCTCGGGGGGCTGCCGTGGTTCTTTACAGCCGTTCAGCTGCACCTTCACTGGGGCAATGGCGGTCCGGTTCTTAGGGGCAGTGAACACACCATCAACGGAAGGAGTTCAGAAGCAGAA GTCCATGTGGTCCATTACAACTCTGAGCTCTACCCCAACATGTCAGCAGCGATGACGCAGAGAGACGGCCTGGCTGTTTTAGGAATCCTCATTGAG ACAGGTGAAGAGACGAATCCGGGGTTTAATAACATCCTTAACTACATGAGCCGCATCAGACATGCAG ACGAGAGGACGATCATCCCAGCCTTTGATGTCCAGTCCCTTCTCCCCAAAGATCTGGGTCGCTACTATCGGTACAACGGCTCCCTGACCACGCCGCCCTGCCACCAGAGCGTCATCTGGACCGTGTTTCACGAAAGGGTTCAGATCTCAGCAGCACAG CTCCTGAAGATGGAGACGATACTTTACTCCAGTAAGGCTGAGGAATCTGACAGGATGCTGCTGCAGGACAACTTCCGGGTTACACAGCCGCTCAATCACAGAGTCATCTTTGCTTCCTTCTCTGCAG AATCGGGGAGGGAGCTCTCCTCTG GCGAGGTCACGGCCATCGTGATAGGAGTGATGTGTGGCTGCGTGGGCGTGGCAGTGATCGTTCGCTTCATCGTGAAGACCATACG GACTAAAGAGACTGAGAAGTCACTGCAGAAAAAACCAGACCTGGCTGTGAGGATGACCTCAGAAGCTGAGAGGAAAGAGGAGCCGTCACCGTCGCCTCAGACCGAGCCGTAG
- the ca14 gene encoding carbonic anhydrase 14 isoform X2, with product MGSRVNMDSLGLFVLLILTFFHWTAASSADKTWSYSGLVGQSEWSEYFPDCGGTSQSPVDVITTQTKYDPSLIPVTPLGYSQHTNQPFSLHNNGHTVILELPEWMGLGGLPWFFTAVQLHLHWGNGGPVLRGSEHTINGRSSEAEVHVVHYNSELYPNMSAAMTQRDGLAVLGILIETGEETNPGFNNILNYMSRIRHADERTIIPAFDVQSLLPKDLGRYYRYNGSLTTPPCHQSVIWTVFHERVQISAAQLLKMETILYSSKAEESDRMLLQDNFRVTQPLNHRVIFASFSAESGRELSSGEVTAIVIGVMCGCVGVAVIVRFIVKTIRSTSSWDVLHNNRPAPMPRTKETEKSLQKKPDLAVRMTSEAERKEEPSPSPQTEP from the exons ATGGGCAGCAGGGTGAACATGGACTCGTTGGGTCTTTTTGTTCTGCTAATACTTACGTTTTTCCACTGGACAGCTGCTTCTTCTGCCG ataAAACCTGGAGCTATTCTG GTCTTGTCGGCCAGTCTGAGTGGTCGGAGTATTTCCCCGACTGTGGGGGAACTTCCCAGTCACCTGTTGATGTGATAACCACTCAGACCAAGTATGACCCCAGTTTGATTCCTGTGACCCCGCTGGGCTACAGTCAGCACACCAACCAGCCCTTTTCACTGCACAACAATGGACACACTG TGATCCTTGAGCTGCCAGAGTGGATGGGGCTCGGGGGGCTGCCGTGGTTCTTTACAGCCGTTCAGCTGCACCTTCACTGGGGCAATGGCGGTCCGGTTCTTAGGGGCAGTGAACACACCATCAACGGAAGGAGTTCAGAAGCAGAA GTCCATGTGGTCCATTACAACTCTGAGCTCTACCCCAACATGTCAGCAGCGATGACGCAGAGAGACGGCCTGGCTGTTTTAGGAATCCTCATTGAG ACAGGTGAAGAGACGAATCCGGGGTTTAATAACATCCTTAACTACATGAGCCGCATCAGACATGCAG ACGAGAGGACGATCATCCCAGCCTTTGATGTCCAGTCCCTTCTCCCCAAAGATCTGGGTCGCTACTATCGGTACAACGGCTCCCTGACCACGCCGCCCTGCCACCAGAGCGTCATCTGGACCGTGTTTCACGAAAGGGTTCAGATCTCAGCAGCACAG CTCCTGAAGATGGAGACGATACTTTACTCCAGTAAGGCTGAGGAATCTGACAGGATGCTGCTGCAGGACAACTTCCGGGTTACACAGCCGCTCAATCACAGAGTCATCTTTGCTTCCTTCTCTGCAG AATCGGGGAGGGAGCTCTCCTCTG GCGAGGTCACGGCCATCGTGATAGGAGTGATGTGTGGCTGCGTGGGCGTGGCAGTGATCGTTCGCTTCATCGTGAAGACCATACG CTCTACCTCTAGCTGGGACGTCCTGCACAATAACCGGCCTGCTCCAATGCCAAG GACTAAAGAGACTGAGAAGTCACTGCAGAAAAAACCAGACCTGGCTGTGAGGATGACCTCAGAAGCTGAGAGGAAAGAGGAGCCGTCACCGTCGCCTCAGACCGAGCCGTAG
- the ca14 gene encoding carbonic anhydrase 14 isoform X5 yields the protein MGSRVNMDSLGLFVLLILTFFHWTAASSADKTWSYSGLVGQSEWSEYFPDCGGTSQSPVDVITTQTKYDPSLIPVTPLGYSQHTNQPFSLHNNGHTVILELPEWMGLGGLPWFFTAVQLHLHWGNGGPVLRGSEHTINGRSSEAEVHVVHYNSELYPNMSAAMTQRDGLAVLGILIETGEETNPGFNNILNYMSRIRHADERTIIPAFDVQSLLPKDLGRYYRYNGSLTTPPCHQSVIWTVFHERVQISAAQLLKMETILYSSKAEESDRMLLQDNFRVTQPLNHRVIFASFSAESGRELSSGEVTAIVIGVMCGCVGVAVIVRFIVKTIRFFKLLHLETVALYL from the exons ATGGGCAGCAGGGTGAACATGGACTCGTTGGGTCTTTTTGTTCTGCTAATACTTACGTTTTTCCACTGGACAGCTGCTTCTTCTGCCG ataAAACCTGGAGCTATTCTG GTCTTGTCGGCCAGTCTGAGTGGTCGGAGTATTTCCCCGACTGTGGGGGAACTTCCCAGTCACCTGTTGATGTGATAACCACTCAGACCAAGTATGACCCCAGTTTGATTCCTGTGACCCCGCTGGGCTACAGTCAGCACACCAACCAGCCCTTTTCACTGCACAACAATGGACACACTG TGATCCTTGAGCTGCCAGAGTGGATGGGGCTCGGGGGGCTGCCGTGGTTCTTTACAGCCGTTCAGCTGCACCTTCACTGGGGCAATGGCGGTCCGGTTCTTAGGGGCAGTGAACACACCATCAACGGAAGGAGTTCAGAAGCAGAA GTCCATGTGGTCCATTACAACTCTGAGCTCTACCCCAACATGTCAGCAGCGATGACGCAGAGAGACGGCCTGGCTGTTTTAGGAATCCTCATTGAG ACAGGTGAAGAGACGAATCCGGGGTTTAATAACATCCTTAACTACATGAGCCGCATCAGACATGCAG ACGAGAGGACGATCATCCCAGCCTTTGATGTCCAGTCCCTTCTCCCCAAAGATCTGGGTCGCTACTATCGGTACAACGGCTCCCTGACCACGCCGCCCTGCCACCAGAGCGTCATCTGGACCGTGTTTCACGAAAGGGTTCAGATCTCAGCAGCACAG CTCCTGAAGATGGAGACGATACTTTACTCCAGTAAGGCTGAGGAATCTGACAGGATGCTGCTGCAGGACAACTTCCGGGTTACACAGCCGCTCAATCACAGAGTCATCTTTGCTTCCTTCTCTGCAG AATCGGGGAGGGAGCTCTCCTCTG GCGAGGTCACGGCCATCGTGATAGGAGTGATGTGTGGCTGCGTGGGCGTGGCAGTGATCGTTCGCTTCATCGTGAAGACCATACG ATTTTTTAAACTCCTTCACCTCGAAACAGTCGCG CTCTACCTCTAG
- the LOC105928512 gene encoding uncharacterized protein LOC105928512, whose protein sequence is MQSQGSTSTQPSFDSLSSSDSLVLSDSEQTEDDADVFSMDSSSSVAIGEDASKKAPKPRGPRSQWPYGGFPGKEEEEEEAYRSQNDGRGAKFGPADADPAGQRPKSQGDLLFAQKCAELQGFVRPLLELLNGLKSGRFDQGLSSFQQSVAMDRIQRIVGVLQRPDCGEKYLNTLLQVEAMLKLWFPHIAAQPASSSSSVATSPAHSLQDASSATPPHKHRDQLHIPVKKRRLSWTDTDSPTPSPVPIKCRRTSGEERREKHNQDERDQSTSSPSLASDANPRLPAAVCSSRPNSGVKGNDSEGEEPDERAKYQAARGSEPRLTWVHVAPIPSPRKACLSHGVTKMEGVGDAALPAGSRGSPAMQDSSISSTTPSRNPDNLKKPTQCQSQLVAAGQRGEPATSGTCQGQSQPPPVPLKPLTRVCPSTVET, encoded by the exons ATGCAGTCTCAAGGAAGCACATCCACCCAGCCCTCCTTCGACTCCCTGAGCTCCAGCGACAGCCTTGTGCTCAGCGACTCGGAGCAGACGGAGGACGACGCCGACGTCTTTTCGATGGACAGCTCGTCCTCCGTCGCCATCGGCGAAGACGCGTCCAAAAAGGCCCCGAAACCCAGGGGCCCCAGGTCCCAGTGGCCGTACGGCGGCTTCCcggggaaggaggaggaggaggaggaggcgtaCAGGTCGCAAAATGACGGCAGAGGGGCAAAGTTTGGCCCGGCGGACGCGGATCCTGCTGGCCAGAGGCCCAaatcccagggagatctgctatTTGCTCAGAAA TGCGCTGAGCTGCAGGGCTTCGTCAGGCCGCTCCTCGAGTTGCTGAATGGCCTGAAGAGCGGTCGATTTGACCAAG GTTTAAGCAGTTTTCAGCAGAGCGTCGCCATGGATCGCATCCAGAGGATTGTCGGGGTTCTGCAGAGACCAGACTGTGG GGAGAAGTACCTGAACACTTTGCTTCAGGTGGAGGCGATGTTAAAGCTCTGGTTCCCTCATATCGCCGCTCAGCCCGCGTCTTCGTCCTCCAGCGTTGCCACGTCGCCCGCTCACTCCCTCCAAGACGCTTCCAGCGCCACTCCGCCGCACAAACATCGGGATCAGCTGCATATTCCCGTCAAG AAGCGCAGACTCAGCTGGACGGATACAGACTCCCCCACGCCCTCCCCCGTACCGATCAAGTGCCGTCGTACCagcggagaggagaggagggagaaGCACAATCAAGATGAAAGGGATCAGTCTACCTCTTCCCCCTCGCTGGCCTCTGATGCAAACCCGCGTTTGCCAGCCGCGGTCTGCAGCAGCCGGCCGAACAGCGGCGTGAAGGGAAACGACAGCGAGGGCGAGGAGCCGGATGAGCGTGCTAAGTACCAAGCGGCCCGGGGCTCTGAGCCCAGGCTGACGTGGGTGCACGTTGCTCCCATCCCGTCCCCCCGAAAAGCTTGTCTCTCGCACGGGGTCACGAAAATGGAGGGCGTCGGCGACGCCGCTCTCCCAGCGGGCAGCAGGGGCAGTCCGGCTATGCAAGACAGCTCCATCTCGTCCACCACGCCCTCCAGGAACCCCGATAATCTGAAGAAGCCAACGCAGTGCCAAAGCCAGCTCGTCGCTGCCGGACAACGAGGCGAGCCGGCGACCTCTGGGACATGTCAAGGTCAAAGCCAGCCCCCGCCCGTCCCGTTGAAGCCTCTGACCCGGGTGTGCCCCTCCACTGTGGAGACCTGA